Proteins encoded together in one Onychomys torridus chromosome 1, mOncTor1.1, whole genome shotgun sequence window:
- the Tbc1d10c gene encoding carabin isoform X1: MAQALGEELVLPAELQDDSSSLGSDSELSGPSPYRQADRYGFIGGNSAEPGPGHPPADLIRQREMKWVEMTSHWEKTMSRRYKKVKIQCRKGIPSALRARCWPLLCGAQMCQKNNPGTYQELAVAPGDPQWMETIGRDLHRQFPLHEMFVSPQGHGQQGLLQVLKAYTLYRPEQGYCQAQGPVAAVLLMHLPPEVSAVPCPQEAFWCLVQICEVYLPGYYGPHMEAVQLDAEVFMALLRRLLPRVYKHLQQVGVGPLLYLPEWFLCLFTRSLPFPTVLRIWDAFLSEGAKVLFRVGLTLMRLALGTVEQRTACPGLLETLGALRAIPPTQLQEEAFMSQVHSVALSERDLQREIRIQLAQLPKSSSGPAPLPQARLPGAQAIFESQQLAGVRGSTKPEIPRIVVQPPEEPRPPRRKPQTRGKTFHGLLTRARGPPIEGSSRSHRGSASFLDTRF, from the exons ATGGCCCAAGCCCTGGGGGAAGAGCTGGTGCTGCCCGCAGAACTACAGGATGATTCTAGCTCTCTAGGGTCTGACTCAGAGCTGAGTGGGCCTAGTCCATATCGCCAGGCCGACCGCTATGGCTTCATTGGGGGCAACTCAGCAGAACCGGG GCCTGGTCACCCCCCTGCAGACCTCATCCGCCAGCGGGAGATGAAGTGGGTGGAGATGACCTCACACTGGGAGAAGACCATGTCTCGACGATACAAGAAG GTCAAGATACAGTGCCGAAAGGGCATCCCCTCAGCCCTGCGGGCCCGGTGTTGGCCCCTGTTATGTGGGGCCCAGATGTGCCAGAAGAACAACCCTGGCACCTATCAG GAGTTGGCAGTGGCCCCTGGAGACCCGCAGTGGATGGAGACCATTGGCAGGGACCTGCACCGCCAGTTCCCTCTGCACGAGATGTTTGTGTCACCCCAGGGACACGG GCAGCAGGGGCTGCTGCAGGTTCTCAAGGCCTACACCCTGTACCGGCCGGAACAGGGCTATTGCCAGGCTCAGGGCCCTGTAGCTGCTGTACTGCTTATGCATCTGCCCCCAGAGGTGAGTG CTGTGCCCTGCCCTCAGGAAGCCTTCTGGTGCTTGGTGCAGATCTGCGAGGTCTACCTCCCGGGCTACTATGGGCCCCACATG GAAGCAGTGCAGCTGGATGCTGAAGTGTTCATGGCTCTTCTGCGGCGGCTGCTTCCACGTGTGTACAAGCACCTGCAGCAGGTAGGCGTTGGGCCCCTGCTCTACCTGCCTGAGTGGTTCCTGTGCCTCTTCACCCGCTCGCTGCCCTTCCCCACGGTACTGCGCATCTGGGATGCCTTCCTTAGTGAGG GTGCCAAGGTCCTATTCCGTGTGGGGCTGACATTGATGCGCCTGGCACTGGGTACCGTGGAGCAGCGCACAGCATGCCCAGGGCTCTTGGAGACACTGGGGGCCCTTCGAGCCATCCCCCCCACCCAGCTGCAGGAAGAGGCCTTCATGTCCCAG GTACACAGTGTAGCCCTGTCTGAGCGAGATCTGCAACGGGAAATCAGGATCCAGCTGGCCCAGCTGCCCAAGTCATCATCTGGGCCAGCACCTCTGCCACAGGCCCGCCTTCCTGGGGCCCAAGCCATTTTTGAGTCCCAGCAGCTGGCAGGGGTTCGAGGAAGCACCAAACCTGAGATACCCCGAATAGTGGTGCAGCCCCCAGAGGAGCCAAGGCCACCACGGCGCAAGCCACAGACCCGTGGCAAGACTTTCCATGGGCTCCTGACAAGGGCCCGGGGACCCCCTATTGAGGGTTCCTCCAGGTCCCACCGAGGCTCCGCCTCTTTCCTGGACACTCGCTTCTGA
- the Tbc1d10c gene encoding carabin isoform X2 has translation MAQALGEELVLPAELQDDSSSLGSDSELSGPSPYRQADRYGFIGGNSAEPGPGHPPADLIRQREMKWVEMTSHWEKTMSRRYKKVKIQCRKGIPSALRARCWPLLCGAQMCQKNNPGTYQELAVAPGDPQWMETIGRDLHRQFPLHEMFVSPQGHGQQGLLQVLKAYTLYRPEQGYCQAQGPVAAVLLMHLPPEEAFWCLVQICEVYLPGYYGPHMEAVQLDAEVFMALLRRLLPRVYKHLQQVGVGPLLYLPEWFLCLFTRSLPFPTVLRIWDAFLSEGAKVLFRVGLTLMRLALGTVEQRTACPGLLETLGALRAIPPTQLQEEAFMSQVHSVALSERDLQREIRIQLAQLPKSSSGPAPLPQARLPGAQAIFESQQLAGVRGSTKPEIPRIVVQPPEEPRPPRRKPQTRGKTFHGLLTRARGPPIEGSSRSHRGSASFLDTRF, from the exons ATGGCCCAAGCCCTGGGGGAAGAGCTGGTGCTGCCCGCAGAACTACAGGATGATTCTAGCTCTCTAGGGTCTGACTCAGAGCTGAGTGGGCCTAGTCCATATCGCCAGGCCGACCGCTATGGCTTCATTGGGGGCAACTCAGCAGAACCGGG GCCTGGTCACCCCCCTGCAGACCTCATCCGCCAGCGGGAGATGAAGTGGGTGGAGATGACCTCACACTGGGAGAAGACCATGTCTCGACGATACAAGAAG GTCAAGATACAGTGCCGAAAGGGCATCCCCTCAGCCCTGCGGGCCCGGTGTTGGCCCCTGTTATGTGGGGCCCAGATGTGCCAGAAGAACAACCCTGGCACCTATCAG GAGTTGGCAGTGGCCCCTGGAGACCCGCAGTGGATGGAGACCATTGGCAGGGACCTGCACCGCCAGTTCCCTCTGCACGAGATGTTTGTGTCACCCCAGGGACACGG GCAGCAGGGGCTGCTGCAGGTTCTCAAGGCCTACACCCTGTACCGGCCGGAACAGGGCTATTGCCAGGCTCAGGGCCCTGTAGCTGCTGTACTGCTTATGCATCTGCCCCCAGAG GAAGCCTTCTGGTGCTTGGTGCAGATCTGCGAGGTCTACCTCCCGGGCTACTATGGGCCCCACATG GAAGCAGTGCAGCTGGATGCTGAAGTGTTCATGGCTCTTCTGCGGCGGCTGCTTCCACGTGTGTACAAGCACCTGCAGCAGGTAGGCGTTGGGCCCCTGCTCTACCTGCCTGAGTGGTTCCTGTGCCTCTTCACCCGCTCGCTGCCCTTCCCCACGGTACTGCGCATCTGGGATGCCTTCCTTAGTGAGG GTGCCAAGGTCCTATTCCGTGTGGGGCTGACATTGATGCGCCTGGCACTGGGTACCGTGGAGCAGCGCACAGCATGCCCAGGGCTCTTGGAGACACTGGGGGCCCTTCGAGCCATCCCCCCCACCCAGCTGCAGGAAGAGGCCTTCATGTCCCAG GTACACAGTGTAGCCCTGTCTGAGCGAGATCTGCAACGGGAAATCAGGATCCAGCTGGCCCAGCTGCCCAAGTCATCATCTGGGCCAGCACCTCTGCCACAGGCCCGCCTTCCTGGGGCCCAAGCCATTTTTGAGTCCCAGCAGCTGGCAGGGGTTCGAGGAAGCACCAAACCTGAGATACCCCGAATAGTGGTGCAGCCCCCAGAGGAGCCAAGGCCACCACGGCGCAAGCCACAGACCCGTGGCAAGACTTTCCATGGGCTCCTGACAAGGGCCCGGGGACCCCCTATTGAGGGTTCCTCCAGGTCCCACCGAGGCTCCGCCTCTTTCCTGGACACTCGCTTCTGA
- the Ppp1ca gene encoding serine/threonine-protein phosphatase PP1-alpha catalytic subunit yields the protein MSDSEKLNLDSIIGRLLEVQGSRPGKNVQLTENEIRGLCLKSREIFLSQPILLELEAPLKICGDIHGQYYDLLRLFEYGGFPPESNYLFLGDYVDRGKQSLETICLLLAYKIKYPENFFLLRGNHECASINRIYGFYDECKRRYNIKLWKTFTDCFNCLPIAAIVDEKIFCCHGGLSPDLQSMEQIRRIMRPTDVPDQGLLCDLLWSDPDKDVQGWGENDRGVSFTFGAEVVAKFLHKHDLDLICRAHQVVEDGYEFFAKRQLVTLFSAPNYCGEFDNAGAMMSVDETLMCSFQILKPADKNKGKYGQFSGLNPGGRPITPPRNSAKAKK from the exons ATGTCCGACAGCGAGAAGCTCAACCTGGACTCCATCATCGGGCGCCTGCTGGAAG TGCAGGGCTCACGGCCTGGAAAGAATGTGCAGCTAACCGAGAACGAGATCCGTGGTCTGTGCCTCAAATCCCGGGAGATTTTCCTGAGCCAGCCTATTCTTCTGGAGCTTGAGGCGCCTCTCAAGATCTGCG GTGACATCCATGGCCAATACTATGACCTTCTAAGGCTGTTTGAGTATGGTGGCTTCCCTCCAGAGAGCAACTACCTCTTCTTGGGGGATTATGTGGACCGTGGCAAGCAGTCTTTGGAGACCATCTGCCTGCTGCTGGCCTATAAGATCAAATACCCTGAGAATTTCTTTCTGCTTCGTGGGAACCATGAGTGTGCCAGCATCAACCGTATCTACGGCTTCTATGATGAAT GCAAGAGACGGTACAACATCAAACTGTGGAAAACCTTCACAGACTGCTTCAACTGCCTGCCCATTGCCGCCATTGTAGATGAGAAGATCTTCTGCTGCCATGGGG GCCTGTCTCCAGACTTGCAATCCATGGAGCAGATTAGGCGTATTATGCGGCCTACAGATGTGCCTGACCAGGGCCTATTGTGTGATCTCCTGTGGTCTGACCCTGACAAGGATGTTCAAGGCTGGGGCGAGAATGACCGTGGTGTCTCCTTTACCTTTGGGGCTGAGGTGGTAGCCAAGTTCCTGCACAAGCATGATTTGGACCTCATCTGCCGGGCACATCAG GTTGTAGAAGATGGTTACGAGTTCTTCGCTAAGAGGCAGCTGGTGACTCTCTTCTCGGCTCCCAACTACTGTGGCGAGTTTGACAATGCAGGTGCCATGATGAGCGTGGATGAGACTCTGATGTGCTCCTTCCAG ATCCTCAAGCCCGCTGATAAGAACAAGGGGAAGTATGGGCAGTTCAGTGGCCTGAACCCTGGAGGCCGTCCCATCACCCCACCACGCAACTCTGCCAAAGCCAAGAAATAG